Proteins encoded together in one Benincasa hispida cultivar B227 chromosome 1, ASM972705v1, whole genome shotgun sequence window:
- the LOC120084370 gene encoding aminopeptidase M1-like isoform X4, producing MEQKQKILHQFKSQSRLPNFAIPIRYDLHLKTHLSACTFSGIVQITLTILHDTKFIVLNALELDVHGVSYSNSNTQKYKPSDVILDEEDEILVLVFDDMLRVGEGILEIEFSAPLNSHLKGFYKCTYVDGGVKKNMAVTQFEAVDARRCFPCWDEPALKASFKITLDVPKELMALSNMPVLEEKVNGDIKTVYFEESPYMSTYVVAFVIGLFDYIEETTAEGIKVRVYCPLGKREEGRYSLNLAIKVLDYFAKYFSMSYPLPKLDMVAVPEFCGGAMENNGLIIYRENLMLCDALHSSAENKQVLGICVAHEVAHHWFGNLVTMAWWSDLWLNEGFATWVSYMAIDTLFPEWKMWTQFLQQTASGLVIDALEESHPIEMEIHPARSIDDKFDAISYKKGSTIIRMLQIYLGDDKFQKALSEYIERYAWKNAKTDDLWAVISEESGTQINSMMNTWTKQMGYPVISVKSRDNTVEFEQSHFLLSGQHSDSQWIIPITLSVGSYNKQKNFLLETKFHEVDISKDFAGANTTTTTETIPNLEDGNFWIKVNISQSGFYRVKYDDKLASQLRKAIENNVLSETDKFGILDDAYALCQAGQQSLSSVLSLIDVYRKELDCIVTSRLIHVCNAIVNIATEAIPDLVFELKQFFINVLQFPATKLGWEPIPDEDHSSAILRGRLYRALASFDDDKTHEEAMQCFQAYMRDRKTTLLSADTKMAAYLAVIRKATVSNRYGFESILQLYREADAAEDREDILRILSACPDPDLLVEALDFLVSDEVREQDIVYGLAGISFQGRHRAWKWFKENWDPIFNKYGANFLLTNFVRDLITPFCSNEEADEIEAFFATHPHEKVAMDLKQSLEQVRIKARWVEFIKQDHSLPDLINKLAAKG from the exons ATGGAACAGAAGCAGAAGATATTACATCAATTCAAATCCCAATCCCGTCTCCCCAACTTCGCTATTCCAATCCGCTACGATCTTCATCTCAAAACCCATCTCTCAGCCTGCACTTTCTCAGGAATTGTACAGATTACTCTCACCATTCTTCACGATACCAAGTTCATCGTCTTGAATGCTTTGGAGCTCGACGTTCATGGAGTTTCCTACTCCAACTCCAACACCCAG AAATATAAGCCTTCCGATGTTATTCTGGATGAGGAAGATGAGATACTTGTTTTGGTGTTTGATGATATGCTTCGCGTTGGGGAAGGAATTTTGGAGATTGAGTTTTCTGCTCCTCTCAACAGCCATTTAAAGGGATTCTACAAATG CACTTATGTTGATGGAGGTGTGAAGAAGAATATGGCAGTTACTCAGTTTGAAGCAGTGGACGCACGGCGGTGTTTTCCATGTTGGGATGAACCTGCCTTgaag GCGAGCTTCAAAATTACATTAGATGTACCAAAAGAGTTGATGGCACTATCCAACATGCCTGTTTTGGAGGAAAAGGTCAATGGGGACATTAAGACTGTTTATTTTGAGGAATCTCCATATATGTCAACCTATGTGGTGGCTTTTGTGATTGGTTTGTTTGATTATATTGAAGAAACCACGGCAGAAG GGATAAAGGTTCGTGTATACTGTCCTTTGGGAAAGAGGGAGGAAGGGAGGTATTCCCTAAATCTTGCTATCAAGGTCCTCGATTATTTTGCGAA GTACTTCTCAATGAGTTATCCGCTTCCTAAACTCGATATGGTTGCTGTTCCTGAATTTTGTGGTGGGGCTATGGAGAATAATGGTTTGATCATATATCGTGAAAACTTAATGCTCTGTGATGCCTTGCATTCTAGTGCCGAAAACAAGCAAGTT CTCGGTATATGTGTGGCACATGAAGTGGCACACCATTGGTTCGGAAATCTGGTCACTATGGCTTGGTGGAGTGATTTATGGCTGAACGAGGGGTTTGCTACATGG GTAAGCTATATGGCAATTGATACATTGTTTCCTGAATGGAAAATGTGGACACAATTTCTCCAACAGACTGCTAGCGGCCTAGTTATTGATGCATTGGAAGAATCTCATCCAATTGAA ATGGAGATACACCCTGCTCGTTCAATTGATGACAAATTTGATGCTATAAGCTATAAGAAAGGATCTACGATAATTCGGATGTTACAGATATACCTTGGAGATGACAAATTTCAA AAAGCTCTGAGTGAGTACATAGAGAGATACGCTTGGAAAAATGCAAAAACGGATGATTTATGGGCTGTCATTTCCGAGGAATCTGGTACCCAAATAAACTCAATGATGAACACCTGGACAAAACAGATGGGATATCCTGTTATCTCTGTGAAGTCCAGAGATAATACAGTGGAATTTGAGCAG TCACATTTCTTGTTGTCTGGTCAGCATTCTGATAGCCAATGGATCATCCCAATCACCTTGTCAGTTGGTTCATACAACAAACAGAAGAACTTCCTTCTGGAAACAAAGTTTCATGAGGTCGATATATCAAAAGATTTTGCTGGTGCTAATACCACTACAACCACTGAAACAATACCAAACTTAGAGGATGGAAATTTTTGGATCAAAGTTAACATAAGCCAGAGTGGTTTTTATAGGGTAAAATATGATGATAAGCTTGCATCTCAATTGAGGAAGGCAATAGAAAACAACGTACTGTCAGAAACAGATAAATTTG GCATCTTAGATGATGCATATGCACTTTGTCAGGCTGGTCAACAATCATTATCATCCGTGCTTTCGTTAATTGATGTGTACAGGAAAGAGCTCGACTGCATTGTGACTTCAAGGCTCATTCAT GTCTGTAATGCCATCGTAAACATTGCAACTGAAGCCATTCctgatttagtttttgaactgaagcaatttttcatcaatgtcCTCCAGTTCCCTGCCAC AAAATTAGGTTGGGAACCAATACCTGATGAGGACCATTCCAGTGCTATACTGAGAGGAAGACTTTACCGGGCGCTAGCCTCATTTGATGATGATAAAACTCACGAGGAAGCAATGCAATGTTTTCAAGCTTATATGAGAGATAGAAAGACCACTCTTCTTTCAGCTGACACGAAGATG GCTGCTTATTTGGCTGTGATAAGGAAAGCCACCGTTTCAAATAGGTATGGATTTGAATCCATTTTGCAACTCTACAGAGAAGCTGATGCTGCTGAAGATAGAGAAGATATTTTGC GAATTTTATCTGCTTGTCCAGACCCAGATTTACTTGTGGAAGCACTGGACTTTTTAGTGTCCGATGAG GTTCGAGAGCAAGACATTGTCTATGGGCTTGCGGGAATAAGCTTTCAGGGTCGTCACAGAGCATGGAAATGGTTTAAG GAGAATTGGGACCCCATCTTTAACAAATATGGAGCTAATTTTTTGTTAACTAACTTCGTCCGTGACCTCATCACTCCG TTTTGCAGCAATGAGGAAGCAGACGAAATAGAAGCGTTTTTCGCTACTCACCCACACGAAAAGGTTGCTATGGATCTAAAGCAAAGCCTGGAGCAAGTACGCATCAAGGCGAGGTGGGTTGAGTTCATTAAGCAAGATCATTCTCTACCTGATCTCATTAACAAACTTGCTGCCAAAGGTTAA
- the LOC120084370 gene encoding aminopeptidase M1-like isoform X2 has protein sequence MEQKQKILHQFKSQSRLPNFAIPIRYDLHLKTHLSACTFSGIVQITLTILHDTKFIVLNALELDVHGVSYSNSNTQKYKPSDVILDEEDEILVLVFDDMLRVGEGILEIEFSAPLNSHLKGFYKCTYVDGGVKKNMAVTQFEAVDARRCFPCWDEPALKASFKITLDVPKELMALSNMPVLEEKVNGDIKTVYFEESPYMSTYVVAFVIGLFDYIEETTAEGIKVRVYCPLGKREEGRYSLNLAIKVLDYFANNLLTDYSPFSNLSPLERYFSMSYPLPKLDMVAVPEFCGGAMENNGLIIYRENLMLCDALHSSAENKQVLGICVAHEVAHHWFGNLVTMAWWSDLWLNEGFATWVSYMAIDTLFPEWKMWTQFLQQTASGLVIDALEESHPIEMEIHPARSIDDKFDAISYKKGSTIIRMLQIYLGDDKFQKALSEYIERYAWKNAKTDDLWAVISEESGTQINSMMNTWTKQMGYPVISVKSRDNTVEFEQSHFLLSGQHSDSQWIIPITLSVGSYNKQKNFLLETKFHEVDISKDFAGANTTTTTETIPNLEDGNFWIKVNISQSGFYRVKYDDKLASQLRKAIENNVLSETDKFGILDDAYALCQAGQQSLSSVLSLIDVYRKELDCIVTSRLIHVCNAIVNIATEAIPDLVFELKQFFINVLQFPATKLGWEPIPDEDHSSAILRGRLYRALASFDDDKTHEEAMQCFQAYMRDRKTTLLSADTKMAAYLAVIRKATVSNRYGFESILQLYREADAAEDREDILRILSACPDPDLLVEALDFLVSDEVREQDIVYGLAGISFQGRHRAWKWFKENWDPIFNKYGANFLLTNFVRDLITPFCSNEEADEIEAFFATHPHEKVAMDLKQSLEQVRIKARWVEFIKQDHSLPDLINKLAAKG, from the exons ATGGAACAGAAGCAGAAGATATTACATCAATTCAAATCCCAATCCCGTCTCCCCAACTTCGCTATTCCAATCCGCTACGATCTTCATCTCAAAACCCATCTCTCAGCCTGCACTTTCTCAGGAATTGTACAGATTACTCTCACCATTCTTCACGATACCAAGTTCATCGTCTTGAATGCTTTGGAGCTCGACGTTCATGGAGTTTCCTACTCCAACTCCAACACCCAG AAATATAAGCCTTCCGATGTTATTCTGGATGAGGAAGATGAGATACTTGTTTTGGTGTTTGATGATATGCTTCGCGTTGGGGAAGGAATTTTGGAGATTGAGTTTTCTGCTCCTCTCAACAGCCATTTAAAGGGATTCTACAAATG CACTTATGTTGATGGAGGTGTGAAGAAGAATATGGCAGTTACTCAGTTTGAAGCAGTGGACGCACGGCGGTGTTTTCCATGTTGGGATGAACCTGCCTTgaag GCGAGCTTCAAAATTACATTAGATGTACCAAAAGAGTTGATGGCACTATCCAACATGCCTGTTTTGGAGGAAAAGGTCAATGGGGACATTAAGACTGTTTATTTTGAGGAATCTCCATATATGTCAACCTATGTGGTGGCTTTTGTGATTGGTTTGTTTGATTATATTGAAGAAACCACGGCAGAAG GGATAAAGGTTCGTGTATACTGTCCTTTGGGAAAGAGGGAGGAAGGGAGGTATTCCCTAAATCTTGCTATCAAGGTCCTCGATTATTTTGCGAA CAATTTATTGACAGATTACTCGCCATTCTCAAACTTATCTCCACTTGAGAG GTACTTCTCAATGAGTTATCCGCTTCCTAAACTCGATATGGTTGCTGTTCCTGAATTTTGTGGTGGGGCTATGGAGAATAATGGTTTGATCATATATCGTGAAAACTTAATGCTCTGTGATGCCTTGCATTCTAGTGCCGAAAACAAGCAAGTT CTCGGTATATGTGTGGCACATGAAGTGGCACACCATTGGTTCGGAAATCTGGTCACTATGGCTTGGTGGAGTGATTTATGGCTGAACGAGGGGTTTGCTACATGG GTAAGCTATATGGCAATTGATACATTGTTTCCTGAATGGAAAATGTGGACACAATTTCTCCAACAGACTGCTAGCGGCCTAGTTATTGATGCATTGGAAGAATCTCATCCAATTGAA ATGGAGATACACCCTGCTCGTTCAATTGATGACAAATTTGATGCTATAAGCTATAAGAAAGGATCTACGATAATTCGGATGTTACAGATATACCTTGGAGATGACAAATTTCAA AAAGCTCTGAGTGAGTACATAGAGAGATACGCTTGGAAAAATGCAAAAACGGATGATTTATGGGCTGTCATTTCCGAGGAATCTGGTACCCAAATAAACTCAATGATGAACACCTGGACAAAACAGATGGGATATCCTGTTATCTCTGTGAAGTCCAGAGATAATACAGTGGAATTTGAGCAG TCACATTTCTTGTTGTCTGGTCAGCATTCTGATAGCCAATGGATCATCCCAATCACCTTGTCAGTTGGTTCATACAACAAACAGAAGAACTTCCTTCTGGAAACAAAGTTTCATGAGGTCGATATATCAAAAGATTTTGCTGGTGCTAATACCACTACAACCACTGAAACAATACCAAACTTAGAGGATGGAAATTTTTGGATCAAAGTTAACATAAGCCAGAGTGGTTTTTATAGGGTAAAATATGATGATAAGCTTGCATCTCAATTGAGGAAGGCAATAGAAAACAACGTACTGTCAGAAACAGATAAATTTG GCATCTTAGATGATGCATATGCACTTTGTCAGGCTGGTCAACAATCATTATCATCCGTGCTTTCGTTAATTGATGTGTACAGGAAAGAGCTCGACTGCATTGTGACTTCAAGGCTCATTCAT GTCTGTAATGCCATCGTAAACATTGCAACTGAAGCCATTCctgatttagtttttgaactgaagcaatttttcatcaatgtcCTCCAGTTCCCTGCCAC AAAATTAGGTTGGGAACCAATACCTGATGAGGACCATTCCAGTGCTATACTGAGAGGAAGACTTTACCGGGCGCTAGCCTCATTTGATGATGATAAAACTCACGAGGAAGCAATGCAATGTTTTCAAGCTTATATGAGAGATAGAAAGACCACTCTTCTTTCAGCTGACACGAAGATG GCTGCTTATTTGGCTGTGATAAGGAAAGCCACCGTTTCAAATAGGTATGGATTTGAATCCATTTTGCAACTCTACAGAGAAGCTGATGCTGCTGAAGATAGAGAAGATATTTTGC GAATTTTATCTGCTTGTCCAGACCCAGATTTACTTGTGGAAGCACTGGACTTTTTAGTGTCCGATGAG GTTCGAGAGCAAGACATTGTCTATGGGCTTGCGGGAATAAGCTTTCAGGGTCGTCACAGAGCATGGAAATGGTTTAAG GAGAATTGGGACCCCATCTTTAACAAATATGGAGCTAATTTTTTGTTAACTAACTTCGTCCGTGACCTCATCACTCCG TTTTGCAGCAATGAGGAAGCAGACGAAATAGAAGCGTTTTTCGCTACTCACCCACACGAAAAGGTTGCTATGGATCTAAAGCAAAGCCTGGAGCAAGTACGCATCAAGGCGAGGTGGGTTGAGTTCATTAAGCAAGATCATTCTCTACCTGATCTCATTAACAAACTTGCTGCCAAAGGTTAA